ACTCATATCCGCCACTTTATAAGGCAGATTAGTTGGAAATAATTGTGACATAAATAATACTTATTTTGAATGTGTGGCAAAGATAAGAAATTATTAGGTTGTTCAGATAATTCCCGGGGACAAACATAATCATCCCCTGGTGTCTTCAAAATTTCCTGCTTAGGAAACTACAGTTTCCAAGGCAGGAAACGCTAGTTCCCTCGGCAGGAAATTGCAGTTCCTCGCGCAGGAAACTGGAGTTTCCTAAGCACGGAATTACGAGGAAACTGTAATCGGTTGGTTGATAGGTCTATGTCTGTTTTTTATACCGGCGTAATACCTTGTTCGGCAAGTAACTTCAGACTCAGGTCTTTCAGTTTGAATTTTTGGATCTTGCCGCTACCTGTCATCGGGAATGTATCGATGAAGAAAATATATTTCGGTATCTTATGGCGAGCGATCTTGCCGCGGCAAAAGTCCTTTACTATATCTTCTGTCATTGTTACACCCTCGTGCAGGATGATGAAAGCGCCCACTTCCTCTCCGTACTTCTTGGACGGAACGGCGGCTACCTGTACGTCTTTCACACCTTCCAGGTGATACAGGAACTCTTCTATTTCGCGCGGATAAACGTTTTCTCCACCGCGGATAATCATATCCTTGATACGGCCGGTAATACGGTAATATCCGTTTTCATCTTTTATACCGAGGTCGCCGCTGTGAAGGAAACCGTCTTTATCGATTACTTCGGCTGTGGCGGCAGGGTTGTTGTAATAACCTTTCATGTTGTTGTAACCACGGTTACACATTTCCCCTTGTACGCCGACAGGACATTCTTCTCCGGTTTCCGGGTCGATAACGCGGACTTCCGTAAATTCGAAGTCACGTCCTACCGTGTTATGCCGTGCCTCTGCCGGATCGTCGATACGGGAGTGGGTCATGCCCGGAGATGTCTCCGTCAAGCCGTAGACACTGGTTACCTTCATATACATTTTCTCTTCCACCTGGCGCATCAGTTCGACCGGACAAAGTGAACCCGCCATAATACCGGTGCGGAGTGAGGTAAGGTCGAACATCGGGAACATCGGATGATTCAGTTCGGCAATGAACATGGTCGGTACGCCGTAAAGAGCCGTGCAACGTTCTTTGTGGATGGAAGCCAGCACGACCAGCGGGTCGAATTTCTCGACCATCACCTGTGTACAGCCGTGTGTCAGCACGTTCATGGAAGCCA
This is a stretch of genomic DNA from Parabacteroides chongii. It encodes these proteins:
- a CDS encoding AMP-binding protein, which translates into the protein MEIQLQDKTLGQWLEHWATTTPDKEYVVYSDRDLRFTWKEFNERVDRMAKGMLSIGIEHGTHVGIWATNVPDWLTFLYAAAKIGAVAVTVNTNYKQNELEFLVENADIHTMCITDGVFDGSYVDMMYSMLPELRESQRGYLKSKRFPRLKNVVYIGQEKYRGMYNTPELLLLGENISDDRLEEAKKLVNCHDVVNMQYTSGTTGFPKGVMLTHYNIANNGLLTGEHMKFTADDKLCCCVPLFHCFGVVLASMNVLTHGCTQVMVEKFDPLVVLASIHKERCTALYGVPTMFIAELNHPMFPMFDLTSLRTGIMAGSLCPVELMRQVEEKMYMKVTSVYGLTETSPGMTHSRIDDPAEARHNTVGRDFEFTEVRVIDPETGEECPVGVQGEMCNRGYNNMKGYYNNPAATAEVIDKDGFLHSGDLGIKDENGYYRITGRIKDMIIRGGENVYPREIEEFLYHLEGVKDVQVAAVPSKKYGEEVGAFIILHEGVTMTEDIVKDFCRGKIARHKIPKYIFFIDTFPMTGSGKIQKFKLKDLSLKLLAEQGITPV